The following coding sequences lie in one Arabidopsis thaliana chromosome 3, partial sequence genomic window:
- the NRPD2A gene encoding nuclear RNA polymerase D2A (nuclear RNA polymerase D2A (NRPD2A); CONTAINS InterPro DOMAIN/s: DNA-directed RNA polymerase, subunit 2, domain 6 (InterPro:IPR007120), RNA polymerase Rpb2, domain 7 (InterPro:IPR007641), RNA polymerase, beta subunit, protrusion (InterPro:IPR007644), RNA polymerase Rpb2, domain 3 (InterPro:IPR007645), DNA-directed RNA polymerase, subunit 2 (InterPro:IPR015712), RNA polymerase Rpb2, domain 2 (InterPro:IPR007642), RNA polymerase Rpb2, domain 4 (InterPro:IPR007646), RNA polymerase, beta subunit, conserved site (InterPro:IPR007121), RNA polymerase Rpb2, domain 5 (InterPro:IPR007647); BEST Arabidopsis thaliana protein match is: nuclear RNA polymerase D2B (TAIR:AT3G18090.1).), whose product MPDMDIDVKDLEEFEATTGEINLSELGEGFLQSFCKKAATSFFDKYGLISHQLNSYNYFIEHGLQNVFQSFGEMLVEPSFDVVKKKDNDWRYATVKFGEVTVEKPTFFSDDKELEFLPWHARLQNMTYSARIKVNVQVEVFKNTVVKSDKFKTGQDNYVEKKILDVKKQDILIGSIPVMVKSILCKTSEKGKENCKKGDCAFDQGGYFVIKGAEKVFIAQEQMCTKRLWISNSPWTVSFRSENKRNRFIVRLSENEKAEDYKRREKVLTVYFLSTEIPVWLLFFALGVSSDKEAMDLIAFDGDDASITNSLIASIHVADAVCEAFRCGNNALTYVEQQIKSTKFPPAESVDECLHLYLFPGLQSLKKKARFLGYMVKCLLNSYAGKRKCENRDSFRNKRIELAGELLEREIRVHLAHARRKMTRAMQKHLSGDGDLKPIEHYLDASVITNGLSRAFSTGAWSHPFRKMERVSGVVANLGRANPLQTLIDLRRTRQQVLYTGKVGDARYPHPSHWGRVCFLSTPDGENCGLVKNMSLLGLVSTQSLESVVEKLFACGMEELMDDTCTPLFGKHKVLLNGDWVGLCADSESFVAELKSRRRQSELPREMEIKRDKDDNEVRIFTDAGRLLRPLLVVENLQKLKQEKPSQYPFDHLLDHGILELIGIEEEEDCNTAWGIKQLLKEPKIYTHCELDLSFLLGVSCAVVPFANHDHGRRVLYQSQKHCQQAIGFSSTNPNIRCDTLSQQLFYPQKPLFKTLASECLKKEVLFNGQNAIVAVNVHLGYNQEDSIVMNKASLERGMFRSEQIRSYKAEVDAKDSEKRKKMDELVQFGKTHSKIGKVDSLEDDGFPFIGANMSTGDIVIGRCTESGADHSIKLKHTERGIVQKVVLSSNDEGKNFAAVSLRQVRSPCLGDKFSSMHGQKGVLGYLEEQQNFPFTIQGIVPDIVINPHAFPSRQTPGQLLEAALSKGIACPIQKEGSSAAYTKLTRHATPFSTPGVTEITEQLHRAGFSRWGNERVYNGRSGEMMRSMIFMGPTFYQRLVHMSEDKVKFRNTGPVHPLTRQPVADRKRFGGIKFGEMERDCLIAHGASANLHERLFTLSDSSQMHICRKCKTYANVIERTPSSGRKIRGPYCRVCVSSDHVVRVYVPYGAKLLCQELFSMGITLNFDTKLC is encoded by the exons ATGCCAGATATGGACATTGATGTGAAGGATCTTGAAGAGTTCGAGGCTACTACTGGGGAGATCAATCTATCTGAGCTAGGAGAAGGTTTTCTGCAGAGTTTCTGCAAAAAAGCTGcaacttctttctttgataaGTATGGACTTATAAGTCATCAGCTCAACTCCTACAACTACTTCATTGAACACGGGCTTCAGAATGTGTTTCAATCCTTTGGTGAGATGCTTGTGGAACCGTCTTTTGATGTTgtaaagaagaaggataatGATTGGAGATACGCAACGGTGAAGTTCGGAGAAGTCACTGTGGAGAAGCCTACTTTCTTTTCGGATGACAAGGAGCTTGAGTTTCTCCCATGGCATGCTAGGCTTCAGAACATGACATACTCTGCAAGGATCAAAgtcaatgtccaagttgag GTGTTCAAGAATACTGTTGTTAAAAGCGACAAATTCAAGACAGGACAAGACAACTATGTCGAGAAGAAGATACTGGATGTCAAAAAGCAGGACATTCTAATTGGTAGCATTCCTGTCATGGTGAAATCTATCCTTTGCAAAACAAGcgagaaagggaaagaaaactGCAAAAAGGGGGATTGTGCCTTTGATCAGGGTGGATATTTCGTGATAAAGGGGGCTGAGAAG GTGTTTATAGCTCAAGAACAGATGTGCACAAAGAGACTGTGGATTTCTAATTCACCATGGACAGTCTCCTTCAGGTccgaaaataaaagaaatagattCATTGTGCGCCTCTCGGAGAATGAGAAAGCAGAAGACTATAAGAGAAGGGAGAAAGTACTGACAGTGTACTTCTTGTCGACTGAGATTCCAGTCTGGCTCCTCTTCTTTGCGCTAGGTGTTTCGTCAGACAAAGAAGCCATGGATCTAATTGCttttgatggtgatgatgcaAGCATTACCAACAGTCTCATAGCTTCTATCCATGTAGCTGATGCAGTTTGTGAAGCTTTTCGCTGTGGGAACAATGCTTTAACATATGTTGAACAGCAGATCAAAAGCACCAAATTCCCTCCTGCTGAAAGTGTGGATGAGTGCCTCCATCTGTATTTGTTTCCAGGCCTCcaaagtttgaagaagaaagctcgaTTCCTGGGCTATATGGTGAAGTGCCTTCTGAACTCGTATgcgggaaaaagaaaatgcgAAAACAGGGACAGTTTCCGGAATAAGCGAATTGAGCTCGCTGGAGAACTATTGGAGAGGGAGATAAGGGTGCATCTGGCACATGCTAGAAGAAAGATGACCAGGGCCATGCAGAAACACCTCTCAGGCGATGGTGATTTGAAGCCTATTGAGCATTATTTGGATGCTTCTGTTATCACAAATGGGCTTAGTAGAGCCTTCTCTACTGGAGCATGGTCTCATCCTTTCAGGAAGATGGAAAGGGTTTCAGGTGTTGTGGCTAATTTGGGTCGTGCAAATCCATTGCAGACTCTGATTGATCTGAGGAGAACGCGACAGCAAGTCTTATATACCGGCAAGGTTGGAGATGCTAGATATCC GCACCCCTCTCACTGGGGCAGAGTATGCTTTTTGTCAACTCCAGACGGTGAAAATTGTGGTCTTGTGAAGAACATGTCTCTTCTGGGACTTGTGAGCACCCAAAGTTTGGAGTCTGTGGTGGAAAAGCTCTTCGCTTGTGGAATGGAAGAGCTGATGGATGATACATGCACACCATTGTTTGGCAAACATAAAGTTCTTCTCAATGGAGACTGGGTTGGATTATGTGCAGATTCTGAATCCTTTGTCGCGGAGTTAAAAAGCAGGCGGCGCCAAAGTGAATTACCTCGTGAG ATGGAAATCAAGCGAGATAAAGATGACAATGAGGTAAGAATTTTCACTGATGCTGGTAGACTACTCCGACCTCTCTTGGTTGTGGAAAATCTCCAAAAGTTGAAGCAAGAAAAACCTTCACAGTATCCTTTTGACCATCTTCTTGACCATGGGATTCTCGAGCTGATCGggattgaggaagaagaagactgtaATACAGCATGGGGAATCAAACAGCTTCTGAAGGAACCAAAGATATACACACATTGCGAATTGGACCTGTCATTCTTGTTGGGTGTGAGCTGTGCAGTTGTCCCATTTGCAAATCACGACCATGGGAGAAGAGTTCTCTACCAGTCCCAGAAGCACTGCCAACAAGCCATTGGATTCTCATCAACGAACCCTAACATCCGCTGCGATACGCTGTCCCAGCAGCTGTTCTATCCTCAGAAGCCACTGTTCAAGACATTGGCGTCGGAGTGTCTTAAAAAAGAAGTGCTGTTCAATGGCCAGAACGCAATTGTTGCTGTGAATGTTCATCTCGGGTACAACCAAGAGGATTCCATTGTGATGAACAAGGCTTCATTGGAACGTGGTATGTTCCGTTCAGAGCAGATTAGAAGCTACAAAGCAGAGGTTGATGCTAAAGACtcagagaagaggaagaagatggatgaGCTTGTTCAGTTTGGAAAGACACACAGCAAAATCGGCAAAGTAGACAGCCTTGAAGATGACGGGTTTCCTTTCATTGGTGCTAACATGAGTACTGGCGATATTGTCATTGGCAGATGCACCGAGTCTGGGGCTGATCACAGTATAAAGCTCAAGCACACTGAGAGAGGAATTGTGCAAAAAGTGGTATTATCATCTAATGATGAAGGGAAGAATTTTGCTGCGGTTTCTCTGAGACAG GTTCGTTCTCCATGCCTTGGAGATAAGTTTTCCAGTATGCATGGCCAGAAGGGTGTTTTAGGCTACCTAGAGGAACAGCAGAATTTTCCTTTCACGATCCAAGGCATAGTTCCTGATATTGTGATAAACCCGCACGCTTTCCCTTCTAGGCAAACACCAGGTCAACTCTTGGAGGCTGCTCTCTCCAAAGGAATCGCTTGTCCTATACAAAAGGAGGGTAGCTCTGCTGCATACACCAAATTGACACGTCATGCCACTCCTTTCTCCACTCCGGGTGTCACTGAAATCACCGAGCAGCTTCACAG GGCCGGCTTTTCAAGATGGGGAAACGAAAGGGTCTACAACGGTAGATCAGGTGAGATGATGCGTTCTATGATATTCATGGGCCCAACTTTCTACCAGCGACTTGTCCACATGTCAGAGGACAAAGTCAAGTTCAGGAACACTGGACCAGTCCACCCGCTCACACGCCAGCCAGTTGCAGACAGGAAGAGATTTGGCGGGATAAAATTTGGAGAAATGGAGCGAGACTGCCTAATAGCTCACGGTGCATCAGCTAATCTGCATGAGCGTCTCTTCACTCTAAGTGACTCTTCTCAGATGCACATCTGCAGAAAATGTAAGACCTATGCGAATGTGATCGAGAGGACTCCAAGCAGTGGAAGAAAGATTAGAGGGCCATATTGTAGAGTCTGCGTATCCTCAGACCATGTGGTTAGGGTCTATGTTCCGTATGGAGCTAAGCTTCTGTGTCAGGAGCTGTTCAGCATGGGCATCACTCTCAACTTCGACACCAAGCTATGCTGA
- the AAE16 gene encoding AMP-dependent synthetase and ligase family protein (acyl activating enzyme 16 (AAE16); FUNCTIONS IN: catalytic activity; INVOLVED IN: metabolic process; LOCATED IN: chloroplast envelope; EXPRESSED IN: 21 plant structures; EXPRESSED DURING: 9 growth stages; CONTAINS InterPro DOMAIN/s: AMP-binding (InterPro:IPR020459), AMP-binding, conserved site (InterPro:IPR020845), AMP-dependent synthetase/ligase (InterPro:IPR000873); BEST Arabidopsis thaliana protein match is: acyl-activating enzyme 15 (TAIR:AT4G14070.1); Has 72182 Blast hits to 54949 proteins in 3465 species: Archae - 1133; Bacteria - 50819; Metazoa - 2739; Fungi - 2717; Plants - 2582; Viruses - 1; Other Eukaryotes - 12191 (source: NCBI BLink).) — MASTSLGASILVSHCSSAPEFQVSGMRLVFGYKAFGCRTSRRGFRVRCESKIQEKELRRCSPFLERLSLPREAALSSNEWKSVPDIWRSSVEKYGDRVAVVDPYHDPPSTFTYRQLEQEILDFVEGLRVVGVKADEKIALFADNSCRWLVADQGIMATGAVNVVRGSRSSVEELLQIYCHSESVALVVDNPEFFNRIAESFSYKAAPKFVILLWGEKSSLVTAGRHTPVYSYNEIKKFGQERRAKFARSNDSGKYEYEYIDPDDIATIMYTSGTTGNPKGVMLTHQNLLHQIRNLSDFVPAEAGERFLSMLPSWHAYERACEYFIFTCGVEQKYTSIRFLKDDLKRYQPHYLISVPLVYETLYSGIQKQISASSPARKFLALTLIKVSLAYTEMKRVYEGLCLTKNQKPPMYIVSLVDWLWARVVAFFLWPLHMLAEKLVHRKIRSSIGITKAGVSGGGSLPMHVDKFFEAIGVNVQNGYGLTETSPVVSARRLRCNVLGSVGHPIKDTEFKIVDHETGTVLPPGSKGIVKVRGPPVMKGYYKNPLATKQVIDDDGWFNTGDMGWITPQHSTGRSRSCGGVIVLEGRAKDTIVLSTGENVEPLEIEEAAMRSNLIQQIVVIGQDQRRLGAIVIPNKEAAEGAAKQKISPVDSEVNELSKETITSMVYEELRKWTSQCSFQVGPVLIVDEPFTIDNGLMTPTMKIRRDKVVDQYKNEIERLYK, encoded by the exons ATGGCTTCAACGTCTCTCGGAGCTTCGATTCTCGTTTCTCACTGCTCCTCAGCTCCTGAATTTCAAGTTTCTGGGATGAGATTGGTGTTTGGTTACAAGGCTTTTGGCTGCAGAACTTCACGCAGGGGATTTCGAGTTCGCTGCGAATCCAAG ATTCAGGAGAAGGAGTTAAGGCGGTGTTCGCCATTCTTAGAACGCTTATCATTGCCAAGGGAGGCTGCTTTGAGCTCTAATGAATGGAAGTCTGTTCCTGATATTTGGAGATCATCTGTGGAGAAGTACGGTGACAGAGTTGCGGTGGTAGATCCGTATCATGACCCGCCTTCTACATTCACGTACAGACAG TTGGAACAAGAAATCTTGGACTTTGTTGAGGGTTTACGAGTCGTTGGAGTGAAAGCAGACGAGAAGATTGCACTTTTTGCTGATAACTCCTGTCGATGGCTTGTTGCGGATCAAG GTATAATGGCCACAGGAGCAGTCAATGTTGTTAGAGGATCCAGATCGTCTGTGGAAGAGTTATTGCAGATATACTGTCATTCGGAAAG TGTAGCCCTTGTTGTGGATAACCCTGAGTTTTTCAATCGCATTGCGGAGTCATTTTCTTACAAGGCAGCTCCAAAATTTGTGATTCTTCTCTGGGGGGAAAAATCGTCGTTGGTTACAGCGGGTAGGCACACACCAGTCTATAGTTACAACgaaattaaaaagtttggaCAAGAGAGACGTGCAAAATTTGCAAGATCTAATGATTCTG GGAAGTATGAATATGAATACATCGATCCAGATGATATAGCCACAATTATGTATACCAGTGGAACCACAGGAAATCCAAAAGGTGTTATGCTCACACATCAGAATTTGTTACACCAG ATAAGAAACTTGTCCGATTTTGTGCCTGCGGAAGCTGGGGAAAGATTTCTGAGTATGTTGCCATCATGGCATGCTTATGAACGGGCTTGTGAATACTTCATATTTACATGTGGAGTTGAGCAAAAGTATACGTCTATAAGATTCTTAAAG GATGATCTCAAGCGTTATCAACCACACTATCTTATTTCAGTTCCTTTAGTATATGAGACACTCTACAG CGGGATTCAAAAGCAAATTTCTGCAAGCTCCCCTGCTCGTAAATTTTTGGCACTTACATTGATCAAAGTCAGCCTGGCATATACGGAAATGAAAAGAGTTTATGAG GGtctttgtttgacaaaaaatcaaaagcctCCAATGTATATTGTTTCGTTGGTGGATTGGTTGTGGGCGAGAGTAGTTGCATTTTTCCTATGGCCATTGCATATGTTGGCTGAAAAGCTTGTACACAGAAAAATTCGTTCGTCTATTGGGATAACAAAG GCTGGTGTTAGTGGAGGTGGTAGTTTACCTATGCATGTTGACAAGTTTTTTGAG GCCATCGGTGTGAATGTACAAAATGGGTATGGTTTGACAGAAACCTCACCGGTTGTCTCTGCGCGGAGGCTTAGGTGTAAC GTTCTTGGCTCAGTTGGGCATCCTATTAAAGATACAGAGTTCAAAATTGTAGATCATGAGACTGGTACTGTTCTTCCACCTGGTTCAAAGGGCATTGTCAAAGTCAGAGGCCCACCGGTGATGAAAGGTTACTACAAG AATCCACTGGCCACCAAGCAGGTTATAGATGACGATGGATGGTTCAATACTGGAGATATGGGTTGGATTACTCCTCAGCACTCAACAGGACGGAGTCGTAGCTGTGGAGGTGTCATCGTTCTTGAAGGGCGTGCCAAGGACACTATCGTGCTTTCCACAG GTGAAAATGTGGAACCAttggagattgaagaagcGGCCATGAGAAGCAATTTGATTCAACAAATAGTGGTTATTGGACAG GATCAACGCCGCCTTGGAGCTATTGTTATCCCAAACAAAGAAGCAGCAGAAGGAGCAGCAAAGCAGAAAATTTCACCTGTAGATTCTGAAGTCAATGAACTTAGCAAGGAGACGATAACAAGCATGGTCTATGAAGAACTAAGGAAATG GACGTCACAATGCTCGTTCCAAGTTGGACCAGTTCTGATCGTGGATGAACCATTCACG ATAGACAACGGTTTAATGACACCGACAATGAAAATAAGACGGGACAAGGTGGTTGATCAATACAAGAATGAAATAGAAAGACTCTACAAGTAG
- the SBP3 gene encoding selenium-binding protein 3 (selenium-binding protein 3 (SBP3); FUNCTIONS IN: selenium binding; LOCATED IN: cellular_component unknown; EXPRESSED IN: root; CONTAINS InterPro DOMAIN/s: Cytochrome cd1-nitrite reductase-like, C-terminal haem d1 (InterPro:IPR011048), Selenium-binding protein (InterPro:IPR008826); BEST Arabidopsis thaliana protein match is: selenium-binding protein 1 (TAIR:AT4G14030.2); Has 910 Blast hits to 900 proteins in 207 species: Archae - 39; Bacteria - 194; Metazoa - 215; Fungi - 0; Plants - 80; Viruses - 0; Other Eukaryotes - 382 (source: NCBI BLink).): protein MEAAMNNHDGDCCKSGPGYATPLLAMSGPREKLIYVAAIYTGTGQAKPDYLATVDVEPSSSTYSSVIHRLPMPYLEDELHHSGWNSCSSCYGDSSCERRYLILPSLLSGRIYVIDTKTNPREPSLHKFVDPAEVLEKTGLAYPHQPHCLASGDVLVSCLGDEDGNAEGSGFLLLDSEFNIKGRWEKDGNSPLYGYDFWYQPRHKTMISTSWGAPAAFTKGFDLKDVSDGLYGKHLHVYSWPQGELKQILDLGDTGLLPLEVRFLHEPDKATGFAGCALSSTLVRFFKNDDETWSHEVAISVEPLKVENWILPEMPGLITDFLISLDDRFLYCSNWLHGDIRQYNIEDPKTPVLTGQIHVGGLVQKGSLVLALGEEGKAFQFDVPKIKGQRLRGGPQMFQLSLDGKRLYVTNSLFSVWDRQFYPELVEKGSHMLQIDVDTDKGGLSINPNFFVDFGTEPDGPSLAHEMRYPGGDCTSDIWV, encoded by the exons ATGGAAGCGGCGATGAACAACCACGATGGAGACTGCTGCAAGAGCGGGCCGGGTTATGCGACACCCCTCCTCGCGATGTCTGGTCCACGAGAAAAACTCATCTATGTTGCTGCCATATACACTG GAACCGGGCAAGCGAAGCCAGATTACTTAGCTACTGTGGATGTGGAACCGAGTTCATCCACATACTCGAGTGTTATCCACAGATTACCAATGCCTTACCTTGAAGATGAACTTCATCACTCAGGCTGGAACTCATGTAGCTCTTGCTATGGTGATTCTTCTTGCGAGAGACGTTATCTCATCTTGCCTTCTCTTCT GTCTGGTCGTATTTACGTGATCGATACGAAAACAAACCCGAGGGAACCATCTTTGCACAAATTCGTGGACCCTGCAGAGGTTTTGGAGAAGACGGGGTTGGCTTATCCGCATCAGCCTCATTGCTTAGCTTCCGGAGACGTTCTTGTGTCTTGTCTTGGAGACGAAGATGGAAACGCAGAAGGCAGTGGGTTTCTCTTACTTGATTCCGAGTTTAACATCAAAGGAAG GTGGGAGAAGGATGGAAACAGTCCTTTGTATGGGTATGATTTCTGGTACCAACCTCGGCATAAGACGATGATCAGTACCTCATGGGGAGCCCCGGCCGCGTTTACCAAAGGATTTGACCTCAAAGACGTCTCTGATGGCTTATATGGAAAGCATCTACATGTCTATAGCTGGCCCCAAGGAGAATTGAAACAGATTCTTGACCTTGGTGATACCGGACTTTTACCCTTAGAG GTAAGATTCTTGCATGAGCCGGATAAAGCTACGGGATTTGCAGGGTGTGCGTTGTCGAGTACTTTAGTAAGATTTTTCAAGAACGATGATGAAACATGGAGCCACGAG GTGGCTATATCAGTTGAACCTCTGAAAGTTGAAAACTGGATTCTCCCAGAAATGCCAGGGCTTATCACCGACTTTCTAATCTCACTTGACGACCGATTCCTCTATTGTTCCAACTGGCTTCATGGAGATATTCGTCAGTACAACATCGAGGACCCGAAAACCCCTGTTTTAACTGGTCAAATACATGTAGGCGGGCTAGTCCAAAAGGGAAGTCTTGTCTTGGCCttaggagaagaaggaaaagcaTTTCAGTTTGATGTCCCTAAGATCAAG ggTCAGCGTCTAAGAGGAGGTCCTCAGATGTTTCAGCTGAGCCTAGATGGGAAGCGATTGTACGTGACGAACTCGCTGTTTAGTGTTTGGGACAGACAGTTTTACCCGGAACTTGTGGAGAAAGGGTCACACATGTTGCAGATAGATGTTGATACAGATAAAGGTGGTCTCTCCATAAACCCTAACTTCTTCGTCGACTTTGGGACCGAACCGGATGGTCCTTCGCTCGCTCACGAGATGAGATATCCGGGTGGCGACTGCACCTCAGATATCTGGGTTTAG
- the SBP3 gene encoding selenium-binding protein 3 — translation MFFGNWFGLGTGQAKPDYLATVDVEPSSSTYSSVIHRLPMPYLEDELHHSGWNSCSSCYGDSSCERRYLILPSLLSGRIYVIDTKTNPREPSLHKFVDPAEVLEKTGLAYPHQPHCLASGDVLVSCLGDEDGNAEGSGFLLLDSEFNIKGRWEKDGNSPLYGYDFWYQPRHKTMISTSWGAPAAFTKGFDLKDVSDGLYGKHLHVYSWPQGELKQILDLGDTGLLPLEVRFLHEPDKATGFAGCALSSTLVRFFKNDDETWSHEVAISVEPLKVENWILPEMPGLITDFLISLDDRFLYCSNWLHGDIRQYNIEDPKTPVLTGQIHVGGLVQKGSLVLALGEEGKAFQFDVPKIKGQRLRGGPQMFQLSLDGKRLYVTNSLFSVWDRQFYPELVEKGSHMLQIDVDTDKGGLSINPNFFVDFGTEPDGPSLAHEMRYPGGDCTSDIWV, via the exons ATGTTTTTTGGAAACTGGTTTGGTCTAGGAACCGGGCAAGCGAAGCCAGATTACTTAGCTACTGTGGATGTGGAACCGAGTTCATCCACATACTCGAGTGTTATCCACAGATTACCAATGCCTTACCTTGAAGATGAACTTCATCACTCAGGCTGGAACTCATGTAGCTCTTGCTATGGTGATTCTTCTTGCGAGAGACGTTATCTCATCTTGCCTTCTCTTCT GTCTGGTCGTATTTACGTGATCGATACGAAAACAAACCCGAGGGAACCATCTTTGCACAAATTCGTGGACCCTGCAGAGGTTTTGGAGAAGACGGGGTTGGCTTATCCGCATCAGCCTCATTGCTTAGCTTCCGGAGACGTTCTTGTGTCTTGTCTTGGAGACGAAGATGGAAACGCAGAAGGCAGTGGGTTTCTCTTACTTGATTCCGAGTTTAACATCAAAGGAAG GTGGGAGAAGGATGGAAACAGTCCTTTGTATGGGTATGATTTCTGGTACCAACCTCGGCATAAGACGATGATCAGTACCTCATGGGGAGCCCCGGCCGCGTTTACCAAAGGATTTGACCTCAAAGACGTCTCTGATGGCTTATATGGAAAGCATCTACATGTCTATAGCTGGCCCCAAGGAGAATTGAAACAGATTCTTGACCTTGGTGATACCGGACTTTTACCCTTAGAG GTAAGATTCTTGCATGAGCCGGATAAAGCTACGGGATTTGCAGGGTGTGCGTTGTCGAGTACTTTAGTAAGATTTTTCAAGAACGATGATGAAACATGGAGCCACGAG GTGGCTATATCAGTTGAACCTCTGAAAGTTGAAAACTGGATTCTCCCAGAAATGCCAGGGCTTATCACCGACTTTCTAATCTCACTTGACGACCGATTCCTCTATTGTTCCAACTGGCTTCATGGAGATATTCGTCAGTACAACATCGAGGACCCGAAAACCCCTGTTTTAACTGGTCAAATACATGTAGGCGGGCTAGTCCAAAAGGGAAGTCTTGTCTTGGCCttaggagaagaaggaaaagcaTTTCAGTTTGATGTCCCTAAGATCAAG ggTCAGCGTCTAAGAGGAGGTCCTCAGATGTTTCAGCTGAGCCTAGATGGGAAGCGATTGTACGTGACGAACTCGCTGTTTAGTGTTTGGGACAGACAGTTTTACCCGGAACTTGTGGAGAAAGGGTCACACATGTTGCAGATAGATGTTGATACAGATAAAGGTGGTCTCTCCATAAACCCTAACTTCTTCGTCGACTTTGGGACCGAACCGGATGGTCCTTCGCTCGCTCACGAGATGAGATATCCGGGTGGCGACTGCACCTCAGATATCTGGGTTTAG
- the RALFL24 gene encoding ralf-like 24 (ralf-like 24 (RALFL24); CONTAINS InterPro DOMAIN/s: Rapid ALkalinization Factor (InterPro:IPR008801); BEST Arabidopsis thaliana protein match is: ralf-like 31 (TAIR:AT4G13950.1); Has 244 Blast hits to 244 proteins in 20 species: Archae - 0; Bacteria - 0; Metazoa - 0; Fungi - 2; Plants - 242; Viruses - 0; Other Eukaryotes - 0 (source: NCBI BLink).): protein MSRSLALVYLSLLCLQTHLSISVTVPIPSVNGEIDAMLNRNGVIGEEEGEEMMPSEISRRVMMMRKQYISYETLRRDMVPCQKPGASYYACRSGQANAYNRGCSVITRCARDTNDIKT from the coding sequence ATGTCTAGATCCTTAGCTCTCGTTTACTTATCCTTACTTTGTCTTCAAACCCATCTCTCAATCTCCGTCACAGTTCCGATTCCGTCGGTAAACGGCGAAATCGACGCAATGCTGAACCGGAACGGCGTAATcggagaggaagaaggagaggagatGATGCCATCGGAGATAAGTCGGAGAGTAATGATGATGCGGAAACAGTACATAAGCTACGAAACTTTAAGGAGAGATATGGTTCCTTGTCAGAAACCAGGTGCTTCTTATTACGCTTGTCGCTCTGGTCAGGCTAATGCTTACAACAGAGGATGTAGTGTCATTACTAGGTGTGCTAGAGACACTAACGACATCAAGACTTGA